The DNA window GTTGCCGAAATCCCACCAGCGGTACCACTTGGGCCCGGGGAAGTAGACGTCGTGGTACGGCCGCATCGGCGCGGGACCGACCCAAAGATCCCAATCCAGATAAGGCGGAACCGGCGATTCGCCTTTGGGCCGGTCGATCGTCCAGACGATGTCCTTGTTGGTCTTGGCGTCTTCCTCGCTTTGCCAGCCCCACGCTCGGCTTACCCAGACGTGCGCCTCGGTGACGGGGCCGATCGCCCCGGCCTGGATCAATTCTACCACCCGGCGGTAGTTGGTCCCGGCGTGGATCTGCGTGCCCATCTGCGTGGTCACCCCAGCCTCCTTCGCCGCGAGGGTGATTAGACGAGCTTCGTGCACGTCGCGGGTCAGCGGCTTCTCGCAATAGACGTGCTTCTTGCGCTTCAACGCCGGCATTGTCGCGAAGGCGTGCGTGTGTTCGGGAGTGGCTACGGTGACGGCGTCAAACTCGCTGTCCTTCAGGGTGTCGTAGAGCTTGCGGAAGTCTTTGAAGGTCTTGGCCTCGGGGAACTCTTTCTTGGCCGCGTCGACCGCCCGGTCGTTCACGTCGCAGAGCGCGACGACGTTCTCGCCCTTGACGCCGTCCAGGCTCGCCCGGCCGCGCCCGCCACACGCGATGACGGCGATGTTCATTTTGCTGTTGAGGTTCTGTCCGCGAAGGATGTTGGGGAAGCCAAGCGTGGCGGCACCGGTGACAGCCGCGGATGCAGCGAGGAACTTACGACGTGACAGCGGGCGAGGCATAACGGTCTCCGATATGAGGTGCGCGAAAGGGCGTCTGTCGCGGGTCTGCCTTAACTATTGAACCCCAGTCATATCGTTGAAAGCGGATCGCAATTGACATCGATCCACTTGGATAGACCACCTGCTACACGTCCGCCGGATGCTTCCACGGTGCCCGGTACGGACGCTTGATCAGCTTGTCGGCGTCGGTGTCGCCGGTTTTGCCGTCGGCATTGACCTTCAATGTCCGTCCGCCGAGCTGCGCACTGATGTTCGCCAGGACGCACGCCGCTGTGCTCGTGTAGCCTTCGGTGATGTCGGCGACCGGCTTCTGCCGCGATTCGATGCAGCTCAGGAAGTTCTTCATTTGCCCGCGGATGGCTGGCGCGACATGCTTCTCCAAGTCCTTCTCGGTTTTGTCCTCGGGGAACTGTTCGAGCTCGTACGTCACATCTTTATGAACGGGGTCGCCTTTGCCTTGCGGGATGAAGTCGTAGCTCATCACGCTCGCCTTGAGCGTTCCTTTGTCGCCGTAGATGGTCAGGCCCCAGGGGTACTTGGGGTCGGGCGGAGTCCCCCAGGTGCGATGCGTCCAGACCATGGGAACGCCGCCGAAGTCCCAGGTCGCGGTCTGCGTATCAGAGATGTTCGCCTTGGACGCCTTGTCGACCAGGATGCCACCGGTCGAGGCAACGGTCGATGGCCAGCCCAGGTTGAGCATCCAGCGTGCGCAATCCAGCATATGAATGCACATGTCGCCGACGATGCCATTGCCGTATTCGGTGAAAGAGCGCCAGCGGCGCGGGTGCACCAGCTTGTTGTACGGTCGCATCGGCGCGGGGCCGGTCCACAGTTCGTAGTCGAGATTCTCCGGCGGCATCTCGTCCGGCGGATTGTCCTTCGCCCGCATGTGGTAGTAGCAATAGACCTCGACCAGGCCCACCTTGCCGATCCGCCCGCTGTCGAGGAACTCCTTCTTTGCTTCGATCAAGTGCGGCGTGCTGCGGCGCTGCGTCCCGATCTGAACCACTCGCTTGAGCTTCGCCGCCGCTTCGACCATCGCCTTGCCTTCGGCGACATCGACGGAGATCGGCTTCTGGCAGTAGACATCGGCCTCGGCTTCCATCGCTGCGATCGCGTGCAGCGCGTGCCAATGATCGGGCGAACCGACGATGACGATATCCAAGTCCTTCTCCTTCAGCATCTCCCGGAAATCGCCGTAGGTTCGAGGCTTCTTCTTCGAAACCTGCCGCTCCGCGATCATATCCGCCGCGCCGGCGAGCATCTGTTTGTCTACATCGCAGATGCTCACGACATCGACCGGTGAGACCTGGATCAGCCGGAACAGGTCGCACTTGCCGTACCAGCCGGTCCCAATCACGCCAACGCGGTACTTTTTTTGGTCCGCGGCAAAGGCAAGGTGCGCATGGGGTAAGAGGGCCGCGGCACCAAGGGCGGACGTCGAGGTGAGAAACTGTCTGCGGTTCATCAGGCTTCTCCGGTGGCAGCAGGCGTTGGGAACGGTCGATGCTGCAACTGTAACGGTCGCTCGGAGAAGCCTGCAAGGCCTGAACGTTACGTCTTAGTAGCCGTCAGACGCACGTTGTCGAACGCGACCTGCAGTGCACCCGCTGTGGCCTTGTTATCCAAGTTCACCAGGAAGATGCGCAATGTCTGCCCGACCAGCGAACTGCTGGCGTCAACGGCCGAGCTGCTGGCGCTGAAGTCTTTGAACGTCAGGCTGGTGACCGACTCGGCGTCACCGGTGGTTGTCGCAATGCGCGTGCTGCCCGCGAATAGAGAGATCCGGAAGTTCTCCATGACCAGATCGCCCCGATTGCCGATCGCGACTGTCAACTTGTACGTCGTGTCGGCTTCCAGTTTCGTCGCCAGTGCCTGCGATGAATAGCCTGCACCATTGATAAAGAGGAATTGCTTGCCCGCGCCCGGCGACGAGAACTTGCCGGCCGTCGGGCTGGTGTCGTCGGCGTTGGTGAAGCTCTCGTTCCGCGGGTTGAACGCGTTGATCACGAAGTTGTTACGCGTCCAGGTCGTCACGCCAATCACCGCACGGTCGATCGGGGCCGCGTTCGACTCGAAAGACGAGTTGGTCACCGGGACATTCACGGTTCCGCCTGGTGGAGGCGGCGGCGGTGACACCGGCACGCTCGTCGAGACCTTGATGTTGTCAAAATCGACCTGGTTCGCCGCCCCTTTGGTGCCTAGATTCGAAAGTACGATCTGCAAAGGCTGGCCCACCAGGGGGTCGCCTTCAGCGAACAGACGACTGGTCGCACTGTAGGTCTTGAACGCGAAGTTGGCGATATCCGCTTCGGCATCGCCGGACTGGCTCGCAATCAGTATGTTGCCGGCGTAAAGCGCGATACGGAAGCGGTCCATTACCAGGTCGTTACGATTGCCTACCGCGCCGGAGATCGTGTAAGCCACGCCCGACGACACCGTGACCCCCAACGTCTGGCTTACCGCCCCCTTGCCGTTGATGAACAGGAACTGCTTACCCGCGCTCGGTGCGGCGAGCTTGCCGGCGGTGGGGCCGGTGTCGTCCGCGTTCGTGTAACTTTCGTTTCTGGGATTAAACGCGTTGGAAACCGAGCCGTTCTTTCGCCAGGTCTGGAGGCTCGTTACGGCGCGATCCTGCGGTGCCGCGCTCAACTCGAACGAAGCATTGACCACGGGCACCGCGGCACAGAGGCGTCGTGGCTCGAGGATGTCTATGAGCGGGCGTAGACGGGCAACGGTAGATTGGCTGTGACTAGACATGGTGACGTCCGGCTATGAGCGGGTGGTGGAACTTCAGCGAAGGATCGCTGTGTAAGGTAGACTATAGGGTCGAACGGGAGGGAGTGTCGAAGGTTTCTGCAGATTGAACTTGCGGCTTCCGGGCAAACCCGCGTGAGGTGGCACCGCCGGTCATCTTTCACTTGGTTCAACACCGGCCGTTGCGGTTACTATCCCATGCTGGAGGCCGAGAACTCCCACGAACTATTCCGAGGAGAAACGAATGCGATCGCTGTTCCGACTGCTTTGCCTGGGTGTCGTCACTGCACTGCTGGCCACCCCGATCTTCGCTGCTGACAAGAAGAAGATTGTCTTCATCTCCGGTGGCGCGAGCCACGGATTTCTCTCCCATGACCACCTGGCCGGCTGCAAGCTGCTGGCCGAACGGGTCAACAAGATTGAAGGCTACGAAGCGACCGTCTTCTACAAGACCTGGCCCGAGGCCAAAATTCTTGAACAGGCGGCGGCGATCATCATCTACGCCGACGGCGGGGCGGGTCACATCGCCCTACCGCACAAAGACGAGTTGGTCGCGCTGTCGAAGAAAGGCGTTGGCGTTGGCACGATTCACTACGCCGTCGAGGTACCCAAGGAAAAGGGCGGCCCCGAATGGCTTCAGTTCCAGGGCGGCTACTTCGAGACCTTCTATTCGGTCAATCCGCACTGGCTCGGCACCTTCACATCGTTGCCCAAGCACCCGGTCGCCAACGGTGTGCAGCCCTTCGAGACCCAGGACGAGTGGTATTACCACATGCGCTTCCGTGACGACATGAAGGGTGTCACGCCGATTCTGTCGGCCGTCCCGCCCGATGCCACCCGCTCGAAGAAGGATGAGGCCCACGGCGGCAACCCGCACGTCCGGGCGGACATCGGCAAGAATGTCGCCGAACACGTCGTCTGGGCCAGCGAGAATGACGGAGGCTCCCGCGGCTTCGGCTGCACCGGCGGGCACTTCCACAAGAATTGGGCGAACGACCAGTTCCGCAAAACCATCCTTAACGCGATCGTCTGGATCGCCAAGGGTGAAGTCCCCAGCGGTGGCATCGACAGCAAACGCCCCGACGTGGACGAGATGCTCGCCAATCGCGACCCGGACGCCCCCAAGGAAGCAGTTCCTGAAGGTTTCGATAAGGCCAAGTTCGCAGCCGAACTGGAACAGATCAACCGCCCGGTCGGCCGCCCGCAGGCGAGCCGTCCGCAGCCCGGCCAGGAGCTGCTTCACGAAGTGGCGGCGAAATAGTTCGAACCAAACCGACGTGACCCTCCATCCGCCAAAAACACGCATCGCGCTCGTGGGTGCCGGCAATTGGGGCTGGCAGCACGCCCGTGTCTTCTCGACGCGGGCGGACTGCCAGCTCGTGGCCGTCGCGAGCCGTTCGAAGGACCGCGCTGACGAGCGGGCGCGGCAGTTCGGCATTGCCCCGTACACTGACATCACGACCATGTGCCGCGAACAGTCGCCGGACCTGATTTGCGTCAGTCTCCCGAACCAGGCTCACTTTACGCCGACCCTGGAGGTCATCCGATCCGGATGCCCACTGTTCGTCGAAAAGCCATTCGTCTTTCACCTGACTGAGGCCGACACGCTGCTGGCCGAGGCAGCCAGCCGGAAGCTGTTCTTCGGCATCAACTTTAATCACCGCTACGCC is part of the Humisphaera borealis genome and encodes:
- a CDS encoding Gfo/Idh/MocA family protein, giving the protein MPRPLSRRKFLAASAAVTGAATLGFPNILRGQNLNSKMNIAVIACGGRGRASLDGVKGENVVALCDVNDRAVDAAKKEFPEAKTFKDFRKLYDTLKDSEFDAVTVATPEHTHAFATMPALKRKKHVYCEKPLTRDVHEARLITLAAKEAGVTTQMGTQIHAGTNYRRVVELIQAGAIGPVTEAHVWVSRAWGWQSEEDAKTNKDIVWTIDRPKGESPVPPYLDWDLWVGPAPMRPYHDVYFPGPKWYRWWDFGNGTMSDLGSHWNDLPWWALKLDAPTAIEAGGPPPHPEIAPASMYATYEYGQRGDMPPVKLTWYQGAMKPKIWTDGGIPQWANGVLFVGSEGRMLLSDYGKHVLLPEAKFTDFKRPAKTIPDSIGHHAEWIKACKNGKKSTCDFSYSGPLTEANHLGNVAYRAGRRLEWDTKNMKFTNAPEAERFLRREYRKGWEL
- a CDS encoding Gfo/Idh/MocA family oxidoreductase encodes the protein MNRRQFLTSTSALGAAALLPHAHLAFAADQKKYRVGVIGTGWYGKCDLFRLIQVSPVDVVSICDVDKQMLAGAADMIAERQVSKKKPRTYGDFREMLKEKDLDIVIVGSPDHWHALHAIAAMEAEADVYCQKPISVDVAEGKAMVEAAAKLKRVVQIGTQRRSTPHLIEAKKEFLDSGRIGKVGLVEVYCYYHMRAKDNPPDEMPPENLDYELWTGPAPMRPYNKLVHPRRWRSFTEYGNGIVGDMCIHMLDCARWMLNLGWPSTVASTGGILVDKASKANISDTQTATWDFGGVPMVWTHRTWGTPPDPKYPWGLTIYGDKGTLKASVMSYDFIPQGKGDPVHKDVTYELEQFPEDKTEKDLEKHVAPAIRGQMKNFLSCIESRQKPVADITEGYTSTAACVLANISAQLGGRTLKVNADGKTGDTDADKLIKRPYRAPWKHPADV
- a CDS encoding ThuA domain-containing protein, whose translation is MRSLFRLLCLGVVTALLATPIFAADKKKIVFISGGASHGFLSHDHLAGCKLLAERVNKIEGYEATVFYKTWPEAKILEQAAAIIIYADGGAGHIALPHKDELVALSKKGVGVGTIHYAVEVPKEKGGPEWLQFQGGYFETFYSVNPHWLGTFTSLPKHPVANGVQPFETQDEWYYHMRFRDDMKGVTPILSAVPPDATRSKKDEAHGGNPHVRADIGKNVAEHVVWASENDGGSRGFGCTGGHFHKNWANDQFRKTILNAIVWIAKGEVPSGGIDSKRPDVDEMLANRDPDAPKEAVPEGFDKAKFAAELEQINRPVGRPQASRPQPGQELLHEVAAK